In Labrus mixtus chromosome 9, fLabMix1.1, whole genome shotgun sequence, the DNA window CGCCATGTTCCTCGCGCCATGTTTCCTCTGTCAGTCGtttgaccactagagggcggAGAGTCGTGGACGAGGGCCCGAAGGCCGCTCCGTCCGCCTCGCTCTCTGCCACGCAGGTTAGCGTGGGGGTCTTGCTGCCGAAGGGGTGGAACCTCTGTTTGAGCCCGGGCGGGATGGAGGGCGCAGGAGTGGCGGGGATGACCTGAGGGGACTGGTTTGCGCTGCTGTCTCCGTAGCTCTCACACACGTTCATCAGGCCGGAGAAGGCGGGGCCAAAAACCACATTGTCCGACGCCTGCTCGTCGCCGGTGAGCAGGCAGAGCTCGGAGGCTCCGTGCGGCGACGACAGGACGCTGTAGATCTGCTGGCTGCTCCCAGTCTGAGCCCCACCTGCAGGTGCAGGAACCTTCAGGGTCTGGAGACCTGAGAGCGGCACCTTGATGCCACTGAAACTGGAAGAAAAGATGAGAGACAATGTTAGGCATCATTCCAACAAAGGATCCTGGGAATTATTTTACTTGGATTCACAAGtttacaacaaacattatccTTTTCTGAGTCTGTTACAAAAAAATGAGAGCTTCCATATGGAGCTATCTCAAGCTCCACCTGCTGGTCTCAACAGACTGTCAGACTGTGTATAAAaaacaaaggtaaggacaaacacaaagaacaggTGTATTTCGGTAAAAGGGGTTAATTTGTGGAATACTTATGCCAtggaattaagaatgtgtaGATCACTTTTCAGATTTAAATTTTGGTTTAAAAGGtcggtttgttttttgtttgtttcatttgttttgttctgatatgttttgtttttgtaaccaaactagtcgtgtcttaaataataCGATTTGTAACAAGGGTAAGTGTAATAAGCTAAAGATTCAGCCGACACCTTAtcggtcaaaatgtttttgttttttcttgtgaccgaaataaatgattactactactaGATACTTTATGTTAAGACTGTTTAAAGTGAAACTGCATAACTGTAATAAGATAACGTCACACATGTTCTCACTTactcttaaaaaacaaatcatgttactaaaaacattcaaaacgtTTACTCTGTTTTAGCACTGAACACCCTCTCATtgcaaacattttaatacaaatacacattaatacGTGACTACTTTTTGTAAGAGTAATACTGCATGAATAAGACAAACCGAGAAAGAGTTCACCAACCTTTCTGGATTGAAGTTAGCAGGAGCTTTTATGAGCCACAGCTCATTCTTGTTGTTCTTCAGACTCTCGGTGAGCGTGCTGCTGCAGGGCTTATGGcagaaagacacaaagtcagCAGGACACTGGTACCTGGTAGTCCTCTTATCTGTGGACAGAAACAACAAGACTTCATCATTCATCAATCAAATAACAAAGAGCAttacaaaatgagacaaaaCACAGGAATTAAGGTCTGTGCTCACTTTTTGTAGTACAGACTTTTAGTATCAACAAGCTTACGTTTGCAATCTGATTCACTCCATACCGATCAGAGAAGACATTTTACTGAACTGTGAGActttcacattttctgtcctTTGCTTGATGCttaaagacacaacaaagaCTTGCAAAAGTATGCAGAAGATTATTTTGAGTCTTAAATAGACTTGTTAAACTTACACTTTAGGACTCGTATACATAATAGAATacaatagaattactttattgatcccaaactgggaaattgtggcgttacagcagcaggttatcacaatataatattaaatacaaaggaaataagcactaaaaatatcaaaactaagaatgagaatacaACCAgaatttaactaagcattactagtcttaattaagaaaatattaaaaacaacatactttgctgtagataaatgtaaatgtgcaaaaacagagttgtaaatggacagtattgacataacgACGTAATGACTTTACaactttgacttgtttttaaatagtcaaacaataaaaaatacaatgcaATCCTGCACTGTATTTCTTCTGTCCATTACATTAGCAACCAAACAACACTAGCACTGTTCAACAAACCAGCATGATCTTACCTTTTACGTGTCGCTTTGCAGGTGACTTTGTTGCAGAAGTGTCCGCTTCATCTTCGCTTGATGAAGGTGACACTATTCGCGgcatttttgatttgaaaacaacCACAACCGTTAAAATTAAACGTTTTCTACCTCGAACACATGGCTACGGAGCACCCACATGTGTTGACACCATTTGAACTACGACCTTTCATCACTTCACTTCCGTGTCACTTTTCGTTTGTAGTTCCAAAATCCAGCACGGGCTGGTTAGCTTCGATTTAATGGAACCAGTTCAGAAAACTCCAACTCCCATAACGCACCGCGAACGATTACGTAACCTTCCAAGCGTCTGTCGGGGAAGCAGTTGACAACAGCCGCCAAGAGCAGGCCGAAGTGggcaaacacaacaaatatagGAAGAAAAGAGCGAAATTACTGCAgagtttgaatttatttaataaattaagGATGTTTAACTTTATTCTGAAGCAGTTTGAAGTCCGTTGAACCGGAAATTAGTTCGCGAAGAGAGGGCGTGCACCTGTCGAAGATAAATAGGTTAACCCTGCTAACGTCTAGCTAGCACGTTAGCTGGCTTGTTTTTTGCAAGACATGTCgtccccgtcctcctcctccaggcgCCAGTGGTGCTACCTGTGCGACCTGCCGAAGATGCCGTGGACGGTGGTGTGGGACTTCAGCGAGGTGGTCTGCCGTGGCTGCGTGAACTACGAGGGAGCTAACCAGATCGAGTTCCTGATCGCGAGTGCCCGACAGCTGAAGCGGACACATGGGATGCAGGATGGAAACGTCAGGTCACCTGGTCCTTCGCCGAATAAACACGCAACATCTGGCAGAGGGgaagcagcagcggcggcggcggcggacGGAGGGAGGCCACACTCGGAGCGTTTCGAAAGGGGGGTAAGAGGAGAAACCACCGGGTCTGCTATACGAGTGCCCCCCAACGGGCTACACCGTGACGGACAGCCGCCTCCTGAAGTGAACCGCCAGAGTCCCAGCGGCAGCAGGAGACCCATGCTGGGCGCTGCCATCCCTCCCAGTTTAGTGACTCAAACCATTGCAGGGATTCCCCACGGTCTTCTCACAGGAATGCCTGCGGGTCTGACCGCCCGGACAGCCCCCATGAGTAACCCTATGATCTTTCCTGCCCCTGTGCTGGCCGAGATGAGTCGTAGACAGCTGGGCATAGGGATGGGGATAGCCCCCTTTATCACTCCGGAGCTGGAGCGAGAGCTCAGTTCGTCCCAGAACCAGCCCAAGATAATGTCACAAGTCCACTCTGCTGTGgcgggcagcagcagcagcaacagcaagaGTTCAGGtctgccttcttcttcttcgtcctcGTCCATGGCTGGAGGTGTAAGCCAGACCAGCCCAAAGCCTGCCTCATCTCCAGCCAGGCAACCCCGCCCCCTCACCGCCAGGTCCGGAGGGGAGCCCCTAGGATCAAGCTCCTCTGCAGAGGCAGCGACCACTGCTGCAGCATTACCCCACAGTGGGGCCTCTGAACTGGGGTCTGCATCAGCCAACAATACCCATTCGACCGGAAACACTCTTTCCTGCACCTTGTGTCACGAGAGGCTGGAGGACACACACTTTGTTCAGTGTCCGTCAGTGCCAGGACACAggtttgtgtttattctatatttgatttgtttttggggctttttgtgccgttaattgagagataggacagagtggatagagtctgaaatcagggagagagagagagagagaggggaatgacataaGGGAGAGGAAGATCAAGAcaaggctggattcgaacccgggccgcccgcttggaagactatagcctccatacatggggcgcgcgcactaaccactgcgccactagTGCCcctatttgattttttaaagtggTATTGAATAACGCAGCCTGGAACAAATTGGGGTTAAGGTCGAAAGTTCTTTTAGCACTTTATTGTAAGACCGTCGAAAATgatgtttaataaataaaaaaggtattAGGGCTTTAGGAGTTTAAAAGAGTCGCTAATTAAAGTAAGTCTTTTGATCTCTGGAAATAACTAAGCATCTAACTAAAAGTTGTAATGAGCTTTTCTCTCTTACTTTCCCATATTTAGGTTCTGTTTCCCCTGCACCCGAGTGTACATCCAGAGCCGGCGGGGTGACGGTGAGGTGTACTGCCCCAGCGGGGAGCGCTGTCCGTTGGATAACTCCCCCAACAGTCCTCCTTGGGCCTTCATGCAGGGCGAGGTCTCCACCATACTGGGCACGGGCGGGGCAGGAGCTGCGCCGGCTGCTGCCCCTGGAGCCGGGAACGCGCCGGGACCGGGTCCTGGAGCTGCAGGAGCGTCCTCATCCGGGGCTGGGAATGGATCTGCTGGCGGAGGTGGAAGTGGAGATGTCACTgtcaagaaagagagagagacgtgatGATGATCGTCATGGCAACCAGGACCCAACACAGCAACAGGCAGGTCGACATTATGAAGTTCTGGCTTTTAGATAAATCAGTTTTTACCTCCATCGTTAAGTAATGAATCAACCTTTGTTCATTTCAGTAGAGTAGGCATTTCTATTCTTAAAGATcagcagagaaaatgtgaagaaaCAGAAAGTTAAGTACAAGGTCGATGGATTAATTTAGAGGAggatggggaggggaggggaggagatagctttaaaatgaatgaaactaTTCACTAATATGACTAAGGATAGTACAACAGTTGTAACTGTAAATCTTCTGCTCTATTTTCTAGATCCATGTGACGTagatttgatgttttatgtAGCGTTTGTTTTCTCCGATGCAGAGTCGTGTCACacatcaggaggaggagacctcTGCACCCGGCTGCTGAGAGATCCAGAAGAGAAGCTATAACGTGCTGCACAGCTCAGAAAAAGCTCCATCACACAGGTCTTTAGGTCTTTATACTCACACCACCAGATTTTTAATCACATAGTCCTCACCTCACCGCATACCGGACTGACGGTCTATTGGTTTCATGACtctgcaaaacttttttttatttttttatttgtaatgagAATGTGATGACTATATTCAgaaatcaaaatacatttcctcttgtgctgctgcagcaacGAGTAGCAATCTATCAAATATTAACCACAAATTAACGGCTGAACTGTGACTACTTTCCTTTGTAGAGTTAACCCTCGCTTCACCAGTTTAACGTCTGATTAGAGccacaaaatatttacaaaaaaacttGGCAGCTGGAGATCAAAGAGTTTCACACATTTACATGACTACTATTCAGCTTTCTACACACAAagaatccccccccccgccccgcccccTATCAGAACTATTTAAAAGATGCTGTACTTACACTAATCAAATATTCACACAGCAACTTGAATATGCACCTTAAGAAACCACTAGTGCCACTCTAATCTCTCCATGTGGCTACCAGTGTGTTCACATGTAATAGACTTTGTTTTCTAAGGAACGCTATCATAGCTGACTCTTCTAAACAGTCAGAGAGTAGCCACAGTCCAGTGTTGATTATCAATATGGTGTTCACATAAGAAAGCACAAGAGCTCGTTAAGAGAGAAAtttgaaatcataaaaacagTAGCCACGGTTGTTTTGTATCTTTTCCCTGTTGATGAGTGAAACGCTGGCTGGCAGCACATCAGACGAGGTCAGACATCAGACTGTTGAGCATTAAATCCAGGCGGCTCCGAGGAGGAACAAGTTGGTATTTAACCATCGGACTGAATCTCATTTCCCCCTTCCTGTGCTCGGTCTAAATTAAGTCTCTGTGCTTCGACAAATCCAGTTTATATTTACAACTGACATGGAAGTGAAAGTTCTGATGAAAGAGAGTACCTTTAACGTCACATGATCTCTGCTTTGTTCCTGACTGAAATCTGTGTCCGAGATTTAACTCTGTGACGGATCGTTCAAACTCGACgtggacagaaaaaaaccaACAAGAGATGTTGACAGAATGCCAGGAGAGACTTTTCTCTGTACGTccgtgtatttgtttttttggtggtCAACTTCAGATAAAGCCGGCTTTGActcagagaagagaaaacaaacatccagTGAAGCCGCGGACACACTCTGTGTTTAAACGTTGCTTTCATACAAGATCCAGCCCAGCCTCCGCTTTACCATGAATGTATATGAAAAGATATCTGATAGGCCTAGGACGATATTTTATACTAGAATGTTCAATGTTATATACTCTATAGATCTATTATAGTATGTATGTGCAATCCTTGGTCATAGTATATATGCAACTATTTGGAATAAGTCATTCAAAGCGTGTGTGTATCCTTTCTTTAACCCTTTGTTTTCCAAAGGGAGAATCCACCTTCAGGCAGTAAATGTTCCTCTTTCACCCTGAAAGGTTTCACGTTTGTTGATTCGGTTTCCCCAAACACGAGACACTTTAATGGAGCCTCATCGAGTGGAGCACGTTCATGTTCTGAAATCTTATGTGTAGCAGTAAAAATCAACAAACGCTGTCACAGTCTGAAGGTTACTCTCCATGTTCTGTCATCTTTAGTGGATTTAACCTGCAGAGAGGCTCGGACATTTAACCAGTGCGTGAAGAATGAACGGCAGGAAAGGAGACTATGAACATGTTAGAGTATGCTCGctctctgtacacacacatgacGGTTATAAAGGTGAggtcatcattttaaaaacataaaactgtgACGTTAGGAGACGTCCCTGTGGAGGACTCATCCATATTTTACAGActggatttaaaacactttgatcAACACATTCAGGAATACGTCTTGAGGTGGATTCTCCCTTTACGTGCACTTTGTACTCATCAGtacagacgcacacacaaaccaaaggtAACTTAATGCCCAACTGATGTTTGTGGATGTTGacgttttattaaaaaaatatataaagctaTATTTCTTGGCCAGGTGGAAACTGGTTTTCTTCATCAAACAGTTCCAGGTAACAGGCCCATGTGGTCTACTGTACTTCTGGGATCATCCCACAGATCAGGTCTGTTCTAAACGTGGAATTTGAGTTGACTATATGCACTGATACATCATGCAATCCCTTGTTAAAGTgcctttttcaaatgtttaccGCCTGCTTGTGTGTCTGGGAACCTCAGGGGAAGTCGGAGtgcaatgacttttttttttttattattgttgagTCAATGATTAACCTGTTTCCCTTCAGTCGCCATCAGACGGCTTGGCTTTAATCTGAAGCTTTTTGTAAAGTCCACTCATTGTTTGATACGCTCTCTCCCTGCATcccagcgctctctctctctctctcttctttcattCATGTGTCCAGTTTTTAGATTTGTCGGTTTTATTGCAGCTTCGTGTACAAAAATAGAAAGCAGGAATAAAATGGGATGGAAACGTGTCATTGGTTGTCTCCTTCTTGACTTTACCCACAGAGATTCAAACATGTGAAATATCTTCTTTTATACTCCTCCGGATGAAAACAATGAAGATCCATGAATGTCCCAGCTCTCTGAGTTGAGGTGCTAAGTGGAGGATTTAACTATCTTCACTGGAATCTGTAATCGAGCTAACATAATGGACAACAGGTTGATGAGCTCTCATCCTGCTGAGTCCAACATCTACATCGGATCGATccgttttatttcattttttaaagggtAACACAAAATCGTACAATAGATGGATATTTCTAGAACTAATTGAGACATTTGATTCAGTTCATTTGAAATGTACATTTACAGGATGTGTGTTAAAAGGCCAAgagttgaatgtgttttttttcttctaccaATATGATTTCCCTGGAGATATAAAGAGcacatttgaacatttacaCATCAAGTATGAAGCTGTGAGGAGATTATTATgttagaatagaattactttattgatcacaaactgggaaattgtggcgttacagcagcaggttgtccaaacacacaatatgagtaaaaaaaacacaatattagcaaatttaaacacaatataatattaaatacaaagtaaataagcactaaaaatatcaaaactaagaatgtgaatatatacaaccaggatttaactaaacattactagtcttaaacaggaagattaaatgtaaatgtgcaaaaacagagttgtaaatggacagtattgacatagggagatgtgtaatcagtgatacataagttaaagtgaaggagtgtagacatattatcagcagaaactattcaatataacggcgagtagacagacacatgaagtgaacttgagtgcagggataatttgtaattTTAACATGTTACTTTATTAATGTGTTAATCAAgtgatttaatgaaaaaaataaaaaaataaaggagcaAATGACTAAGTAGATGCATGATCCAGAAACTAAAAGTTGTAGAGATGAGCACAGGGTTTAATAACGAGAGTCTTTGGagccaatatatatatataataaatataataaacagAGTAAGGTCTCCTTCTAGATCCATGAGTGATCAAACAGATTATTAAACCTTTAATTTAGGACAGATAGTGATGGATCAATAAAACTGTAATGTGTGATTGTCCTTTTGAAAACGCTGAATGGTGACGTAGGTGAAAGGcgacacacacattaatgtgttcatgttcaccaGTAAATGGATCAATAAAGTTCTCTTAAAGCAGACCAGCTTTCCTTCACATCTGTAAATGATCTTAACGATCCTGCAGTTTGAAAGTGTTCAGAAATCTCTCGTGtcaataaacatttcaaaagaagtgAAAATCGATCCAGGAACGTGTTCTGAAAGAGTCGGATCTGAACTCTCTGTTTCAGTCCGCGTCCAGGTTTACCTGGAAAAGCTATTTTAGTTACTATTTAGTTTTCCTTTAGTGGCCGCAGGGTGGCCCTCTCACTCTGCTGACCTCAATATGAGAGCATATATGTCGATGCTGAGAGAAGAGGACGTGTGTGTTCTCTCTGATCAGATTCAGGTTAACATCACGGCCTCTGAAGTTCTCATGAACACTCACAGAGGTCACAGAGTGTCAGTCACGTTTTTAAATGACGTATAGTTCCTCTGAAATGTAAAGCGCGTGAACCTCACACGAGCCCGGCTTAAAGAAGGTGAATGCACCTCGGATCAAGTTCCAGGTAAAGTGATGAAGTGATAATATcacgaagaagaagagttgtGAGAAAGGGGGTACAGGGGAGTtagattccccccccccccctcctggcTGCTGGCAGGCCGATGTGTCGTTTCCTCCATTAGTGTCAGCTCATTAC includes these proteins:
- the polr1g gene encoding CD3e molecule, epsilon associated protein, with the protein product MPRIVSPSSSEDEADTSATKSPAKRHVKDKRTTRYQCPADFVSFCHKPCSSTLTESLKNNKNELWLIKAPANFNPESFSGIKVPLSGLQTLKVPAPAGGAQTGSSQQIYSVLSSPHGASELCLLTGDEQASDNVVFGPAFSGLMNVCESYGDSSANQSPQVIPATPAPSIPPGLKQRFHPFGSKTPTLTCVAESEADGAAFGPSSTTLRPLVVKRLTEETWREEHGEDEGRRKKKKKKKDKTEKGIKTERVEEYLKVKEEPMAETEVMMDVPVEDGEVVGEKRKKKKKKKDREREEVEEGVEPSVTVKLEAVKSEPIDTLYGDVAEESGKKKKKKKKSRTDDD
- the irf2bp1 gene encoding interferon regulatory factor 2-binding protein 1, encoding MSSPSSSSRRQWCYLCDLPKMPWTVVWDFSEVVCRGCVNYEGANQIEFLIASARQLKRTHGMQDGNVRSPGPSPNKHATSGRGEAAAAAAADGGRPHSERFERGVRGETTGSAIRVPPNGLHRDGQPPPEVNRQSPSGSRRPMLGAAIPPSLVTQTIAGIPHGLLTGMPAGLTARTAPMSNPMIFPAPVLAEMSRRQLGIGMGIAPFITPELERELSSSQNQPKIMSQVHSAVAGSSSSNSKSSGLPSSSSSSSMAGGVSQTSPKPASSPARQPRPLTARSGGEPLGSSSSAEAATTAAALPHSGASELGSASANNTHSTGNTLSCTLCHERLEDTHFVQCPSVPGHRFCFPCTRVYIQSRRGDGEVYCPSGERCPLDNSPNSPPWAFMQGEVSTILGTGGAGAAPAAAPGAGNAPGPGPGAAGASSSGAGNGSAGGGGSGDVTVKKERET